One window from the genome of Bacteroidales bacterium encodes:
- a CDS encoding ATP-binding protein: MIERKIKAQLTEQLITSGKVLIVYGPRQAGKSTLSKMVIEDTGLKTLSINADQLKYVDVLSSRDLNNLSALVDGYDLLFIDEGQRVPDIGINLKILHDELPELKILVTGSSSFLLSERIAEPLTGRKIVYTLLPISTAELASQNNRFELADRLNERLIYGQYPEVITTTGNEAREEYLREISESYIYKDILELENIKYPLKIRDILRLLAFQAGSQVSINELGSQLGLNRETIERYIHLLEQSFIIFRLEAFSTNPRKEISKSLKFYFYDNGIRNVFANNFNALNLRNDVGMLWENFVISERRKKLLSERIQVDTHFWRTYNGVELDYIEKRNDELSAYEIKFTNPKPKAPKAWIDNYGSNYQCITRENFLDFVI; the protein is encoded by the coding sequence TTGATCGAAAGAAAAATTAAAGCGCAACTCACCGAACAACTGATTACCTCAGGAAAGGTGCTGATTGTGTATGGTCCGCGGCAGGCCGGCAAAAGTACATTATCCAAAATGGTGATCGAAGACACCGGGTTGAAAACACTCAGCATCAACGCAGACCAGTTGAAATATGTTGACGTGTTATCGAGCCGCGACCTGAACAATCTTTCTGCACTGGTTGACGGATACGATCTGCTATTCATTGATGAGGGACAGCGGGTTCCGGACATCGGTATCAATTTAAAGATTTTGCACGATGAACTTCCGGAGTTGAAAATCCTGGTCACAGGCTCATCTTCATTTCTCCTATCTGAACGCATAGCCGAGCCGCTGACCGGAAGAAAGATCGTTTATACCTTGTTGCCGATCTCCACCGCAGAACTTGCATCGCAAAACAACCGTTTCGAACTGGCTGACCGGCTGAATGAAAGACTGATTTACGGGCAGTACCCCGAAGTGATCACAACCACAGGAAATGAAGCCAGGGAGGAATACCTACGCGAAATATCCGAATCCTATATCTACAAGGACATCCTCGAACTTGAAAATATTAAATATCCTTTGAAAATCAGGGATATACTTCGCTTACTTGCCTTCCAGGCCGGATCGCAGGTGAGTATCAACGAACTGGGCAGTCAGTTAGGATTAAACAGGGAAACCATCGAGCGCTATATTCATCTGCTCGAACAGTCGTTCATCATTTTCAGGCTCGAGGCCTTCAGCACAAACCCCCGCAAAGAGATCAGCAAATCGCTGAAGTTTTACTTTTACGATAATGGCATAAGGAATGTTTTTGCCAATAACTTCAACGCGCTGAATCTCAGAAATGATGTGGGTATGCTGTGGGAAAACTTTGTGATTTCGGAACGGCGAAAGAAACTGCTTTCGGAACGAATTCAGGTCGACACCCATTTCTGGCGTACCTACAATGGAGTTGAACTGGATTACATCGAGAAGAGGAACGACGAATTGTCGGCCTATGAAATCAAATTCACCAACCCAAAGCCCAAAGCGCCAAAGGCGTGGATTGACAATTACGGTAGTAACTATCAATGCATCACCAGGGAGAATTTCCTGGATTTTGTCATTTAG
- a CDS encoding DUF86 domain-containing protein gives MSKRDTRLLLDDMLQAALRIRNYTEGYDFEAFFNDEKTIDAVVRNFEIIGEAANRIDPLFRNQHPNVEWKRIRGFRNRIVHDYFGVDYEIVWDIIQFYLDELIDNLNKIKAANTP, from the coding sequence ATGTCTAAGCGGGATACAAGGTTGTTGCTGGATGATATGCTCCAGGCGGCATTAAGAATCAGGAATTATACTGAAGGCTACGACTTTGAAGCGTTTTTTAATGATGAAAAGACCATTGATGCCGTAGTGAGGAACTTTGAAATCATTGGCGAGGCCGCGAATCGCATTGATCCCCTGTTCAGAAATCAGCATCCGAATGTTGAATGGAAGCGTATCCGAGGTTTCCGAAACAGAATTGTGCACGACTATTTTGGCGTTGATTATGAAATTGTGTGGGATATTATACAATTCTATCTTGATGAACTGATTGATAATCTGAACAAAATAAAGGCGGCAAATACACCATAA
- a CDS encoding nucleotidyltransferase family protein, translating into MKNIEEIKTTLTRHKHDLFERYPIASLAIFGSYARNDQSETSDLDVMVEFNDRIGIRFVDLAEELENILKMKIDLVSKKGIKEKYLKSIDTDLIYV; encoded by the coding sequence ATGAAAAACATTGAGGAGATAAAAACAACACTCACCAGACACAAACATGATTTGTTTGAGCGCTACCCCATTGCGTCGCTGGCTATCTTTGGTTCTTATGCGCGGAATGATCAATCAGAAACAAGCGATCTGGATGTTATGGTAGAATTTAACGACAGGATCGGGATCAGGTTTGTTGATCTGGCAGAAGAGTTGGAAAACATTCTGAAAATGAAGATTGATCTTGTATCCAAAAAAGGAATCAAAGAAAAGTACCTGAAATCAATTGATACCGATTTGATCTATGTCTAA
- a CDS encoding TolC family protein yields the protein MKNIKIINLLLLIALLTQGLGAQELLTAEDAIRKGLENNFSIRLVKQDALIAGNNVKMGIANFLPVLDIDAVQNFSVLNTRQEYLSGQVNDLTGAKSDAFNAGAQLNWTLFDGMQMFVNYDRVKQFEQKSELLVLLTVEATINNILVNFFELIHMKQQLQVIEKTISVDLERVKLANDMLAIGAGSRLEVLQAEVDLNADSALLMGIADRIDRARVNLNQLLARPADVAFEVPDSFEVNKVLVKQTLEEKMLRQNTSLQLSLQDELLAQLTLREIRGRQSPTLGFNMGYNYINQSSESGFLQSNRSTGLTYGLNANLKILDGLNTRRERNNATILLDASRIRTESLVSELQAELTLNYNSYLNKLRLLAMELQNVEAASENLDIATERYRLGDLSGIEFREAQRNFMTTEARLLNVRLDIKTLEINLLQLAGDLPPEM from the coding sequence ATGAAAAATATAAAAATCATAAACCTTTTGCTGCTGATCGCGCTGCTGACCCAGGGACTGGGAGCACAGGAGTTGCTTACAGCCGAAGATGCCATTCGCAAAGGGCTCGAAAACAACTTCTCCATCAGGCTGGTAAAGCAGGATGCCCTGATTGCCGGAAACAATGTCAAAATGGGAATAGCCAATTTCTTACCGGTGCTCGACATAGATGCAGTGCAGAATTTCAGTGTGTTAAATACAAGACAGGAGTATCTCAGCGGCCAGGTGAACGATTTGACCGGTGCAAAATCAGATGCCTTTAATGCCGGCGCCCAATTGAACTGGACCTTGTTTGACGGTATGCAGATGTTTGTAAATTATGACCGCGTAAAACAATTCGAGCAGAAAAGTGAACTCCTGGTACTGCTTACGGTCGAGGCAACCATCAACAATATTTTGGTGAACTTTTTCGAATTGATCCACATGAAGCAACAACTTCAGGTGATCGAAAAAACCATTTCCGTTGATCTCGAAAGGGTGAAGCTGGCTAACGATATGCTTGCCATTGGCGCAGGTTCCAGGCTGGAGGTTTTGCAGGCAGAAGTTGACCTGAATGCCGACAGTGCGCTCCTGATGGGGATTGCAGACCGGATTGACCGCGCCAGGGTTAACCTCAACCAGTTGCTGGCCCGCCCGGCCGATGTGGCCTTTGAAGTACCCGATTCGTTTGAAGTGAATAAAGTGCTGGTTAAACAAACGCTGGAAGAGAAAATGCTCAGGCAAAATACTTCCCTTCAGTTAAGCCTTCAGGACGAACTGCTGGCACAACTTACTCTCCGTGAAATTCGTGGCAGACAGTCGCCCACGCTGGGGTTCAACATGGGGTATAATTACATCAACCAGTCCTCCGAATCGGGTTTTTTACAATCCAACCGCTCAACCGGTCTCACTTATGGCCTAAACGCTAACCTGAAAATCCTCGATGGCCTCAACACCCGCCGCGAACGCAACAATGCCACCATCCTCCTCGATGCAAGCCGCATCCGCACCGAGTCGCTCGTCAGCGAGTTGCAGGCCGAACTGACGCTTAACTACAACAGCTACCTGAACAAACTTCGCCTGCTGGCCATGGAGTTGCAAAATGTGGAAGCTGCCAGCGAAAACCTTGATATTGCGACAGAACGCTACCGGCTGGGCGACCTCTCCGGTATCGAATTTCGCGAAGCCCAGCGCAACTTCATGACCACCGAAGCGCGACTGCTCAACGTCCGCCTCGACATAAAAACCCTCGAAATCAACCTCCTTCAACTCGCCGGCGACCTTCCGCCGGAGATGTAA
- a CDS encoding efflux RND transporter permease subunit, which produces MSLSSISITRPVLATVMSIMIVLFGVIGMTSLGVREYPSVDPPIITVSANYPGANADVIESQITEPLEESINGIEGIRTLTSVSRDGRSTITVEFDLSIDMEAAANDVRDRVSRSMRLLPPDADPPIVSKADADASPIIFLNIRSEQRNLLELTEIAERTFKESLQTIPGVSSIAVWGAKRYSMRLRMDPGRLAAFRLSPLDVRNALLRENLELPAGSIEGNTIELTLRTLSRLETPEDFNNLIVAEGATGVVRFKDVGFAELAPLNERTLLRRDGVPMVGNAITPLPGSNHIEIADEFYRRLEKIQKDLPDDIELGIGFDQTDYIRDSITEVEQTIYLAFVLVVLVIFFFLRDWRTTIIPVVVIPISLLGSFFIMYAAGFSINVLTLLGLVLAIGLVVDDAIVVIENIYSKIEKGMTPLQAGMQGSAEIFFAVIATTVALATVFLPVIFLEGITGRLFREFGIVLAGAVIISSFVALTLTPMLSTRILKKREKHNWLYTSTEPFFLKLNQLYSDSLASFLGKKWLAFVITGVSVLLILGVGRELPSELAPLEDRSGMNVFGTAPEGSTYEFMEAYIRQYIDLVQAEVPEIYSLITVTSPGYGGSSATNSVNSRIRLIDPDQRERSQQEIADHLSAKLKSLSEVRTFVTQEQSIGTQRGGMPVQYVIQTANLDKLKEVLPGFMTEVAQSEVFQFADLNLKFNKPELQITINREKARMLGISAMDIAQTIQFAMSGTRFGYFVMDGKQYEVIGQLERGFRDAPVDLENLYVKNNRGEMVMLSNLITLKETVNPPQLYRYNRFVSATISANPAPGKTIGDGIDEMNRIASNLLDETFSTSLAGASKDFEESASSLVFAFVLALILIYLVLSAQFESFRDPLVIMFTVPLALAGAVLTLWYFEKTLNIFSQIGIIMLIGLVTKNGILIVEFANQRKAAGLQKMEAIHNASVARFRPILMTSLSTILGAVPIALALGAGSASRVSMGTAIIGGLTFATLLTLYVVPAMYAYISEKSKDVSNASDLMTVQELQPEKEDFNV; this is translated from the coding sequence ATGAGCCTGTCTTCAATAAGTATTACCAGGCCGGTTTTGGCAACCGTAATGTCAATCATGATCGTCCTTTTCGGAGTTATCGGGATGACTTCACTTGGCGTGCGCGAGTACCCCAGTGTTGATCCGCCCATCATCACCGTAAGTGCAAATTATCCGGGCGCCAACGCCGATGTGATTGAGTCGCAGATCACCGAACCACTCGAAGAGTCCATCAATGGTATCGAAGGAATCAGGACACTGACCTCCGTGAGTCGCGACGGAAGAAGCACCATCACCGTCGAGTTTGACCTGAGCATTGACATGGAGGCAGCAGCCAATGATGTGCGCGACCGTGTTTCACGAAGCATGCGCCTGTTGCCTCCCGATGCCGACCCGCCGATTGTTTCAAAAGCTGATGCTGACGCATCACCGATTATTTTCCTGAACATCCGCAGCGAGCAGCGCAACCTGCTTGAGCTGACCGAAATTGCCGAGCGTACATTTAAGGAAAGTCTGCAGACCATTCCGGGGGTGAGTTCAATTGCGGTTTGGGGTGCAAAACGCTACTCCATGCGTTTACGAATGGACCCGGGACGGCTCGCCGCTTTCAGACTGAGCCCGCTGGATGTGCGCAATGCACTCCTCCGCGAAAACCTTGAGCTGCCTGCAGGCTCCATCGAAGGAAACACCATTGAACTGACCCTGAGAACGCTGAGCCGGCTGGAAACCCCGGAAGATTTCAACAACCTCATTGTTGCTGAAGGGGCAACCGGTGTCGTCCGCTTCAAGGACGTAGGCTTTGCCGAACTGGCGCCATTGAACGAACGTACTTTACTGCGCCGCGACGGTGTCCCAATGGTAGGAAATGCCATCACCCCGTTGCCTGGGTCAAACCATATCGAAATTGCCGATGAATTTTACCGCCGCCTCGAGAAAATCCAAAAAGACCTGCCCGACGATATCGAACTGGGCATCGGTTTCGACCAAACGGACTATATCCGCGATTCGATAACTGAGGTGGAACAAACCATTTATCTTGCCTTTGTGCTGGTCGTGCTGGTGATTTTTTTCTTTCTCCGCGACTGGAGAACAACTATTATTCCCGTGGTGGTCATCCCAATTTCGCTCCTCGGTTCCTTTTTCATTATGTATGCTGCCGGTTTTTCTATCAACGTGCTTACGCTGCTTGGACTGGTGCTGGCAATCGGGTTGGTGGTGGATGATGCCATTGTGGTGATCGAAAATATTTACTCAAAGATCGAAAAAGGAATGACTCCTTTGCAAGCCGGGATGCAGGGTTCAGCCGAAATCTTCTTTGCTGTTATAGCCACTACGGTGGCCCTGGCCACGGTATTTTTGCCGGTCATTTTCCTGGAGGGAATTACAGGAAGGTTGTTTCGCGAATTCGGGATTGTGCTGGCCGGCGCTGTTATTATTTCCTCTTTTGTCGCACTTACCCTCACCCCCATGCTTTCGACCCGGATATTGAAAAAAAGGGAAAAACATAACTGGCTTTACACCAGTACGGAGCCATTTTTCTTAAAGTTGAATCAGCTATATTCAGATAGTCTTGCTTCGTTTCTAGGAAAAAAATGGCTGGCCTTTGTAATAACCGGCGTTTCGGTGTTACTTATATTAGGCGTTGGACGTGAACTGCCTTCTGAACTGGCGCCATTGGAGGACCGTTCAGGTATGAATGTTTTTGGAACGGCGCCCGAGGGCAGTACTTATGAATTTATGGAAGCCTATATAAGGCAATACATTGACCTGGTGCAGGCGGAAGTTCCGGAAATATACTCCCTTATTACTGTCACTTCACCAGGGTATGGCGGGTCGAGCGCTACCAACTCCGTCAATTCACGTATCCGGTTGATTGATCCTGACCAGCGTGAACGTAGCCAGCAGGAGATCGCCGATCACCTTTCGGCGAAGCTAAAAAGTCTTTCGGAAGTGCGTACTTTCGTAACACAGGAGCAGTCCATTGGCACGCAGCGAGGCGGAATGCCCGTTCAATATGTCATCCAGACCGCTAACCTGGATAAACTCAAGGAAGTGCTTCCGGGTTTTATGACTGAAGTGGCGCAAAGTGAGGTTTTCCAATTTGCCGATCTCAACCTGAAGTTCAACAAGCCGGAACTGCAGATCACCATCAACCGGGAGAAGGCACGAATGCTGGGAATTTCTGCTATGGATATTGCGCAGACCATTCAATTTGCCATGAGCGGAACACGTTTTGGCTACTTTGTGATGGACGGTAAGCAATACGAAGTGATCGGGCAGCTTGAACGCGGATTTCGCGATGCACCGGTTGACCTGGAAAATCTGTATGTTAAAAACAACCGCGGGGAAATGGTTATGCTTAGTAACCTGATCACACTCAAGGAAACCGTAAACCCGCCACAGTTATACCGTTACAACCGTTTTGTATCGGCCACGATTTCGGCAAACCCTGCCCCCGGCAAAACAATTGGCGATGGCATTGATGAGATGAACCGTATTGCCTCCAACCTTCTTGACGAGACTTTCTCGACTTCGCTGGCCGGCGCCTCCAAAGATTTTGAAGAGAGCGCCAGCAGTCTCGTGTTTGCCTTTGTGCTTGCACTCATCCTGATATACCTGGTACTTTCTGCCCAGTTTGAAAGCTTCCGCGATCCGCTGGTCATCATGTTTACTGTACCGCTGGCTTTGGCCGGAGCCGTCCTCACACTGTGGTATTTTGAAAAAACCCTGAACATCTTCAGTCAGATCGGTATCATCATGCTTATCGGGCTGGTAACCAAGAACGGGATTCTGATTGTTGAGTTTGCCAACCAGCGAAAAGCTGCCGGGCTTCAAAAAATGGAGGCCATTCACAATGCATCCGTTGCACGCTTCCGGCCTATCCTGATGACAAGCCTTTCAACGATCCTTGGAGCTGTACCCATTGCTCTCGCATTAGGCGCCGGATCGGCAAGTCGTGTTTCGATGGGTACTGCGATTATCGGGGGACTCACCTTTGCCACCCTGCTCACTTTATATGTCGTTCCGGCCATGTACGCTTATATTTCGGAAAAATCGAAAGATGTCTCCAATGCTTCGGATTTAATGACCGTTCAGGAGCTACAACCTGAAAAGGAGGATTTTAACGTATGA
- a CDS encoding efflux RND transporter periplasmic adaptor subunit — protein MKKYYKRILGILLTLLVILFLIANRTGYFSTPASRPELVSGRSSAILPVVAVIIKPTLMSDKIVSAGTVLPDEQVEISAETSGRVTAIHFAEGAKVTKGDLLITVNNADLLAQIERNKHQVRLAEESEQRQRSLLEKQGISQQTYDQVYTELSTLKAEEALLQAQLEKTIIRAPFSGILGLRHISEGAYISPGMQIVRLAKTEPVKIDFSIPERFAGYLKKGGKVMFSVDNQPGTFEATISAIEPVVDQRTRSILVRALYANTNGHIIPGSYARVEVVLQSLDNALQIPTQALVPEMGSSKVFLYKNGVVQPVIVTTGLRTESHVQIISGLNTGDTVITTGILQMRSGLPVSIKEILPI, from the coding sequence ATGAAGAAATACTACAAACGAATTCTCGGGATTCTCCTCACACTGCTTGTCATTTTATTTCTAATTGCCAATCGTACCGGATACTTCAGTACCCCGGCATCACGTCCGGAACTGGTCTCCGGCCGCTCGTCAGCCATCCTTCCGGTGGTAGCCGTTATCATTAAGCCAACGCTGATGTCTGATAAAATTGTTTCGGCCGGAACCGTATTGCCAGACGAGCAGGTTGAAATCTCAGCTGAGACCTCTGGTCGTGTGACCGCCATCCATTTTGCCGAGGGGGCAAAAGTGACCAAAGGCGATTTGTTAATCACTGTAAACAATGCCGACCTGCTGGCACAGATTGAGCGCAACAAACACCAGGTTCGCCTTGCCGAAGAGAGCGAACAACGCCAGCGCAGCCTGCTCGAAAAGCAGGGAATCAGCCAGCAGACTTACGACCAGGTTTATACCGAACTCAGCACATTAAAGGCGGAGGAGGCGCTGCTTCAGGCACAACTGGAGAAGACCATTATCAGAGCGCCGTTTAGTGGAATTCTGGGATTGAGGCACATCAGCGAAGGGGCTTACATTTCTCCCGGAATGCAAATCGTGAGGCTGGCCAAAACGGAACCGGTAAAAATCGATTTCAGTATTCCTGAGCGTTTTGCCGGATATCTGAAGAAAGGGGGAAAGGTGATGTTTTCGGTGGATAACCAGCCTGGAACTTTCGAAGCAACCATTTCGGCCATCGAGCCGGTTGTTGACCAACGAACACGTTCTATTCTGGTAAGGGCCTTATATGCCAACACAAACGGACACATCATCCCCGGATCGTATGCCCGCGTGGAGGTAGTGCTTCAAAGTCTTGACAATGCATTGCAAATCCCAACCCAGGCGCTGGTGCCCGAGATGGGGTCAAGCAAAGTGTTTTTGTATAAAAATGGAGTTGTTCAACCTGTAATCGTTACCACCGGGCTGCGCACCGAGTCACACGTGCAGATTATCAGCGGACTGAATACAGGCGATACGGTGATCACCACCGGTATATTACAGATGCGCTCAGGGCTTCCGGTTAGTATTAAAGAAATTTTGCCAATATGA
- a CDS encoding alkaline phosphatase — MKSYKILIGILLALVTLPFCGKNEGIIEKPPHIDPSAKKKIILMIGDGMGLSQITAASVHLGRPLNLEQCKYIGLQKVFASDQLVPSSASSITAIASGVKTKYDYVGLDADGKKAVNIAEMLSNKGFATGIVTTSFVSDNTPAGFYGHNPDRYDREGIALDLLTSGLDVVIGGGRDHFNQRSDGLNLLDSLQSADFLVFDNLQAATVVEKGKVACFTDTFRPPKISEGRGDMLSDATLLALRLLDDNENGFFLMVEGGQIDWACHFNDQEWLMDEMLDFDKVVGEVLDYAAKDGNTLVIITGDHETGGFALTGGNESSGEVQTGFVIDDHTATMVPVFAFGPGAGNYTGVYKNTAFFEKFREFFGI; from the coding sequence ATGAAATCATATAAAATTCTGATTGGTATTCTGCTGGCATTGGTTACCCTGCCCTTTTGCGGCAAGAATGAAGGAATAATCGAAAAACCGCCACACATTGATCCTTCAGCAAAAAAGAAAATCATCCTGATGATCGGCGACGGGATGGGGCTGAGCCAGATCACAGCCGCTTCGGTGCACCTTGGGCGTCCACTCAATCTGGAGCAATGCAAATACATTGGGTTGCAAAAAGTATTTGCTTCCGACCAACTGGTTCCTTCCTCCGCTTCTTCGATCACTGCCATTGCCAGTGGGGTCAAAACAAAATATGATTATGTGGGGCTGGATGCTGACGGTAAAAAAGCGGTGAATATTGCCGAGATGCTTTCGAACAAAGGGTTTGCAACGGGGATAGTAACCACCTCATTTGTTTCAGACAATACACCGGCCGGATTTTATGGTCACAATCCCGACCGCTACGACCGCGAAGGCATTGCACTTGACCTGCTAACCTCAGGACTGGATGTGGTGATCGGTGGTGGCAGGGATCATTTCAACCAGCGGTCGGACGGTCTGAACCTGCTCGATTCGCTGCAGTCCGCGGATTTCCTTGTTTTTGATAACCTGCAGGCTGCCACAGTCGTTGAAAAGGGGAAAGTGGCGTGCTTTACCGATACGTTCAGACCACCAAAGATTTCGGAAGGGCGCGGTGATATGTTAAGCGATGCCACGCTCCTTGCACTCCGGCTGCTTGATGACAATGAAAATGGATTTTTCCTGATGGTGGAGGGTGGCCAGATTGACTGGGCCTGTCACTTCAACGACCAAGAATGGCTGATGGATGAAATGCTGGATTTTGATAAGGTGGTTGGTGAAGTCCTCGATTATGCAGCAAAAGATGGCAATACGCTGGTCATCATTACCGGCGACCACGAAACAGGCGGCTTTGCGCTTACAGGCGGCAATGAGTCGTCCGGTGAAGTGCAGACAGGATTTGTCATTGATGATCATACAGCTACGATGGTTCCTGTGTTTGCTTTTGGTCCCGGAGCCGGCAATTATACTGGAGTTTACAAAAACACAGCGTTTTTTGAGAAGTTCAGGGAGTTTTTTGGAATTTAA